A window of Gemmatimonadaceae bacterium contains these coding sequences:
- a CDS encoding dienelactone hydrolase family protein → MPASRALVSACVLALAATACTLQHRPPVMQASQSAMDDHMGMMTPAEMAAPRIVPEGDAQGTVGLPPSANTAAARIAASPRHAEWVKIAWAPGSTDSLMAWVVYPVTSRPHTPVVVIVHEIFGLSTWIRGVADQVAADGFIAIAPDLLSRARGGASADELRADSAVKLIRGVTNAERNMGVTAAARYAMSLPSAAPRYAVIGFCWGGATTWQYAINQGLPGFAGGVAYYGLPYMNGAVPDADSLARIRVPVMLLSGAKDARIGAAMPAVDSAMHADGKWYFGRNYPGAIHGFMRAQDDPRAPQRDMAEEQANLAAAKDAWPRTVAFLKQHLGIR, encoded by the coding sequence ATGCCCGCCTCTCGCGCTCTCGTGTCCGCCTGCGTGCTCGCCCTCGCGGCCACCGCCTGCACGCTGCAGCACCGCCCGCCCGTCATGCAGGCATCGCAATCGGCGATGGACGACCACATGGGGATGATGACGCCCGCCGAGATGGCGGCGCCGCGCATCGTTCCCGAAGGCGACGCGCAGGGCACGGTGGGCCTGCCGCCGAGCGCGAACACCGCCGCGGCGCGCATCGCCGCCAGTCCGCGGCACGCCGAGTGGGTGAAGATCGCGTGGGCGCCCGGTTCCACGGACTCGCTCATGGCGTGGGTGGTGTACCCGGTCACGTCGCGGCCGCACACGCCGGTGGTGGTGATCGTGCACGAGATCTTCGGGCTGTCCACGTGGATACGCGGCGTGGCCGACCAGGTGGCTGCCGACGGGTTCATCGCCATCGCGCCCGACCTGCTGTCGCGGGCGCGGGGCGGGGCGTCGGCCGACGAACTCAGGGCCGATTCCGCGGTGAAGCTGATCCGCGGCGTGACCAACGCCGAGCGGAACATGGGGGTCACGGCGGCGGCGCGGTATGCGATGTCGCTGCCGTCGGCGGCGCCGCGGTATGCCGTGATCGGCTTCTGCTGGGGCGGCGCCACCACGTGGCAGTACGCGATCAACCAGGGGCTGCCGGGATTCGCCGGCGGCGTGGCCTACTACGGGCTACCGTACATGAACGGCGCGGTGCCGGACGCCGATTCTCTCGCCAGGATCCGCGTGCCGGTGATGCTGTTGAGCGGCGCGAAGGACGCGCGCATCGGCGCCGCGATGCCGGCCGTGGACTCGGCCATGCATGCCGACGGCAAGTGGTATTTCGGCCGCAACTACCCGGGCGCGATCCACGGCTTCATGCGGGCGCAGGACGACCCGCGCGCGCCGCAGCGCGACATGGCGGAGGAGCAGGCGAATCTCGCCGCGGCCAAGGACGCGTGGCCGCGCACCGTGGCGTTTCTCAAGCAGCACCTGGGGATCCGCTGA
- a CDS encoding CerR family C-terminal domain-containing protein, with the protein MKAPPRPAPRRRAPAGAGLARDTATRDRLLRAATRQFAEHGFHNVSVRDICREARANGAAVNYHFDSKLGLYKEVVAAAIEAIRATSEASLHATDGLPAEERLRHYVRAYVPRLAGRDPRVDAARVAWIHKLMRHESSEPTPLAPWIAEQALMPRVRFLSRLVAELLRCEPADPRVKRCVISIQAQCLFYAPDKFRDAAIPGWPPAAAELAAAAEHIAEFSLAGIRKLKSAR; encoded by the coding sequence GTGAAGGCGCCGCCGCGCCCAGCCCCCCGCCGGCGCGCGCCGGCCGGCGCCGGCCTCGCGCGCGACACGGCCACGCGCGACCGCCTGCTGCGCGCCGCCACCCGTCAGTTCGCCGAGCACGGGTTCCACAACGTGAGCGTGCGCGACATCTGCCGCGAGGCGCGGGCCAACGGGGCGGCGGTCAACTATCACTTCGACAGCAAGCTCGGCCTCTACAAAGAAGTCGTCGCGGCCGCGATCGAGGCCATCCGCGCCACGTCCGAGGCGTCGCTCCACGCCACCGACGGGCTGCCCGCCGAGGAGCGGCTGCGGCATTACGTGCGCGCCTACGTGCCGCGGCTGGCCGGCCGCGATCCCCGCGTGGACGCGGCGCGCGTGGCCTGGATCCACAAGCTGATGCGCCACGAGAGTTCCGAGCCCACGCCGCTGGCGCCGTGGATCGCCGAGCAGGCGCTGATGCCGCGCGTGCGGTTCCTGAGCCGGCTGGTGGCCGAGCTGCTGCGCTGCGAGCCCGCCGACCCGCGCGTCAAGCGGTGCGTGATCAGCATCCAGGCGCAGTGCCTGTTCTATGCCCCCGACAAGTTCCGCGACGCGGCCATCCCCGGGTGGCCGCCGGCCGCCGCCGAGTTGGCCGCGGCCGCCGAGCACATCGCGGAGTTCTCGCTGGCCGGAATCAGGAAGCTCAAGTCGGCGCGGTGA
- a CDS encoding ABC transporter permease, with amino-acid sequence MLIGETILAALESLRLNLVRSLLTMLGIIIGVAAVIAVVALGRGAQDAVSSRIAALGTTLLMVVPGQVQTGGVTSATDRAPLYVEDADALTAQAKYIAAVEPEMARQLQVQFRGTNTSTQVIGTTANYLQVRKYVVARGAMFTTADDAGRRRAAVLGATVVANLHTTALALLDSEIRINGVPFTVIGVLAAKGGASGFSDPDDQILIPLNTARFRVMDTRSLRTIGVLAPSEAMIPRVMGEIERIMRSAHHILPGKGDDFQIRNMSDFLSASAATTQSFTLLLAGVAGVSLLVGGIGIMNIMLVSVTERTREIGIRKAVGATRGMILLQFLVESVVLSLVGGILGGLLGVASAQVMRATAHWNATVTSGSILLAFAFSAGVGVAFGVWPARRAARLDPVESLRYE; translated from the coding sequence ATGCTGATCGGTGAGACGATCCTTGCCGCGCTCGAATCGCTCCGGCTGAATCTGGTGCGCTCCCTGCTGACGATGCTCGGCATCATCATCGGCGTCGCGGCGGTGATCGCCGTGGTGGCGCTCGGGCGCGGCGCGCAGGACGCCGTCAGCTCGCGCATCGCCGCGCTCGGCACCACGCTCCTGATGGTGGTGCCGGGACAGGTCCAGACCGGTGGCGTCACCTCGGCGACGGACCGCGCGCCGCTCTACGTGGAGGATGCCGACGCGTTGACGGCGCAGGCCAAGTACATCGCCGCCGTGGAGCCGGAAATGGCGCGCCAGCTGCAAGTGCAGTTCCGCGGGACGAATACGTCCACGCAGGTGATCGGCACCACGGCCAACTACCTGCAGGTGCGCAAGTACGTGGTGGCGCGGGGCGCGATGTTCACGACGGCCGACGACGCGGGCCGGCGCCGCGCCGCGGTGCTCGGCGCCACCGTGGTCGCGAACCTGCATACCACGGCGCTCGCCCTGCTGGATTCCGAGATCCGCATCAACGGCGTTCCGTTCACCGTGATCGGCGTCCTGGCCGCCAAGGGTGGCGCCTCGGGGTTCTCCGATCCCGACGACCAGATTCTGATCCCGCTCAACACCGCGCGCTTCCGGGTGATGGACACGCGCAGCCTGCGCACGATCGGCGTGCTGGCGCCGTCGGAGGCCATGATCCCGCGCGTGATGGGAGAGATCGAACGCATCATGCGGAGCGCGCATCACATCCTGCCGGGCAAGGGCGACGACTTCCAGATCCGGAACATGTCCGACTTCCTGAGCGCCTCGGCGGCCACCACGCAGTCGTTTACCCTCCTGCTTGCCGGGGTGGCCGGGGTGAGCCTGCTCGTGGGCGGCATCGGCATCATGAACATCATGCTCGTCTCGGTCACCGAGCGCACCCGCGAGATCGGCATCCGCAAGGCCGTGGGCGCGACGCGCGGGATGATCCTGCTGCAGTTCCTCGTCGAGTCGGTGGTCCTGTCGCTCGTGGGCGGGATCCTGGGGGGGCTGCTGGGCGTGGCCAGCGCCCAGGTCATGCGCGCCACGGCGCACTGGAACGCCACGGTGACCTCGGGATCGATCCTGCTGGCGTTCGCGTTCTCCGCGGGCGTGGGGGTGGCGTTCGGCGTGTGGCCGGCGCGGCGCGCGGCGCGGCTGGATCCGGTGGAGTCGCTGCGGTACGAGTGA
- a CDS encoding efflux RND transporter periplasmic adaptor subunit: MRGFHRRVSRAAALLACGTALFACKSAPTPISTIETGVAAQQDIVVNVEATGVIEPVDAVDVKSKASGQIVKMPIVAGSKVKAGDLLVQVDPRQMQSAYDAAAAALQAAQANLAAEKTQRAREDSLFTQGVITAVEHESAVVSYANAFSAVASAQSMAQTTSINLADATVLAPMDGTVIDKNVSVGQVIASATNVVGGGTTLVTVADLRQVIDSALVNESDIGRVKVGQEVSVTVQAYPARVFSGKVLRISPQAIVQQSVTMFPVLVSLDNQDGLLMPGMSADATVAIMRVVGVVAVPNDAVGSVQEMPTLAAVLGLSQADVDSALAQLKPGPGRSAAAGRKAVVYVQDSTTNAFHLRVVTLGAGNYQVTQVSSGLKPGERVALLSDVRVAASRDTTLQRLQGRSGIPGMAAGSSGGRGGGGR, translated from the coding sequence ATGCGTGGCTTTCATCGTCGGGTATCACGTGCCGCCGCCCTGCTGGCATGCGGGACCGCGCTGTTCGCGTGCAAGAGTGCCCCCACGCCGATCTCCACGATCGAGACCGGTGTGGCCGCACAGCAGGACATCGTCGTGAACGTGGAGGCCACCGGCGTCATCGAGCCGGTGGACGCCGTGGACGTGAAGTCCAAGGCCTCGGGGCAGATCGTGAAGATGCCGATCGTCGCCGGCTCGAAGGTCAAGGCCGGCGATCTGCTGGTGCAGGTGGATCCGCGGCAGATGCAGAGCGCGTATGATGCGGCCGCCGCCGCGCTCCAGGCCGCGCAGGCCAATCTCGCGGCCGAGAAGACCCAACGGGCGCGCGAAGACAGTCTGTTCACGCAGGGAGTGATCACCGCGGTGGAGCACGAGTCCGCCGTCGTGTCGTATGCCAACGCGTTCTCCGCCGTGGCCAGCGCCCAGAGCATGGCGCAGACAACGTCGATAAATCTCGCCGACGCGACCGTGCTGGCGCCGATGGACGGCACCGTGATCGACAAGAACGTCTCGGTGGGCCAGGTGATCGCGTCGGCCACGAACGTCGTCGGCGGCGGCACCACGCTCGTGACGGTGGCGGACCTCCGGCAGGTGATCGACAGCGCGCTGGTCAACGAGAGCGACATCGGCCGGGTGAAGGTGGGGCAGGAGGTGTCGGTCACGGTGCAGGCGTACCCGGCGCGCGTGTTCAGCGGCAAGGTGCTGCGCATCTCGCCCCAGGCGATCGTGCAGCAGAGCGTGACGATGTTCCCGGTGCTGGTGAGCCTGGACAACCAGGACGGCCTGCTGATGCCGGGGATGAGCGCCGACGCGACGGTGGCCATCATGCGCGTCGTCGGCGTGGTCGCCGTGCCGAACGATGCCGTGGGTTCGGTGCAGGAAATGCCGACGCTGGCGGCCGTGCTGGGCCTCTCGCAAGCGGACGTGGACTCGGCGCTCGCCCAGCTCAAGCCGGGACCTGGAAGGAGCGCGGCCGCCGGGCGGAAGGCGGTGGTGTACGTCCAGGACAGCACGACCAACGCGTTCCACTTGCGCGTGGTGACGCTGGGTGCCGGGAACTACCAGGTGACGCAGGTGAGTTCGGGGCTGAAGCCGGGAGAGCGGGTGGCGCTGCTCAGCGACGTGCGCGTGGCGGCGAGCCGCGACACCACGCTGCAGCGGCTCCAGGGCCGGTCGGGGATTCCGGGGATGGCGGCGGGCAGCAGCGGCGGCCGTGGCGGCGGCGGGCGCTGA